Proteins from one Dysgonomonas sp. HDW5A genomic window:
- a CDS encoding isoprenyl transferase: MSLLEKINKDQLPNHVAIIMDGNGRWAKQRNLDRTFGHREGAVSVRNVIETAARLGISYITLYTFSTENWNRPAEEVEALMSLLIESVARETPDLLKNNIRLKAIGDLDRLPAPTRAALDGCIQETSVSTGLTLVLALSYSARWEITEATKKIAAAINSGELTNVDESTVSDFLTTKGIPDPDLLIRTGGEIRISNFLLWQAAYAEFHFTETLWPDFREESLYEAVVDYQCRERRFGKTSEQINR; the protein is encoded by the coding sequence ATGTCGCTTTTAGAAAAAATAAATAAAGATCAGTTACCAAACCATGTTGCTATTATAATGGATGGCAATGGTCGTTGGGCGAAGCAACGCAATCTTGACAGGACATTTGGGCATAGAGAAGGTGCCGTGTCTGTGCGTAATGTAATAGAAACTGCAGCAAGACTGGGAATTTCTTATATAACATTATATACTTTTTCGACGGAAAACTGGAACAGACCTGCTGAAGAAGTTGAGGCTCTGATGTCTTTATTGATTGAATCTGTAGCAAGAGAAACTCCCGATCTTCTTAAAAATAATATAAGACTTAAGGCGATAGGCGATTTGGATCGTTTGCCAGCACCTACTCGTGCGGCACTTGACGGATGTATTCAGGAAACCTCTGTGAGTACAGGCCTTACGTTGGTTTTGGCTTTAAGCTATTCGGCACGATGGGAAATAACAGAAGCAACTAAAAAGATTGCCGCTGCTATAAACTCTGGTGAATTGACTAACGTTGATGAGTCTACGGTAAGTGATTTTTTGACAACAAAAGGTATACCCGACCCCGATTTATTGATTCGTACAGGGGGCGAAATCCGCATAAGTAACTTTCTTTTATGGCAGGCTGCTTATGCAGAATTCCATTTTACAGAAACGTTATGGCCTGACTTCCGTGAGGAATCTTTGTATGAAGCTGTAGTTGATTATCAATGCCGCGAGAGACGTTTTGGAAAGACAAGCGAACAAATCAACCGTTAA
- a CDS encoding OmpH family outer membrane protein: MNKLILFFGLFLAFTASGYSQKFALIDMEYILKNISSYETANQQLEAISKKWQTEVETSQQEVQNMYKTYQSEIVFLSADQKAKREAEIVEKEKAVQELKRKYFGPEGEVFKRREALIKPIQDDIYNAVKEISDTKGYQLVLDRASASSVIFASPRIDISNEVLSKLGYSK; this comes from the coding sequence ATGAACAAGCTTATTCTATTCTTTGGATTATTCCTTGCCTTTACAGCAAGTGGTTATTCTCAGAAGTTCGCATTGATTGATATGGAATATATTTTAAAAAATATAAGCAGTTACGAAACAGCCAATCAACAGTTGGAAGCTATATCAAAGAAATGGCAAACAGAAGTAGAAACTTCTCAACAGGAAGTTCAAAACATGTATAAAACTTATCAATCTGAAATTGTATTCCTATCAGCAGATCAAAAAGCAAAAAGAGAAGCGGAGATCGTTGAGAAAGAAAAAGCAGTTCAAGAATTGAAACGTAAATATTTTGGACCCGAAGGTGAAGTTTTTAAAAGACGTGAAGCGTTGATTAAGCCTATACAAGATGATATTTACAATGCTGTTAAAGAAATTTCGGATACTAAAGGATACCAATTAGTATTAGACAGAGCATCAGCGAGTAGTGTGATTTTTGCATCTCCTCGTATTGATATCAGTAATGAAGTATTATCGAAGCTCGGATATTCAAAATAA
- a CDS encoding DUF6242 domain-containing protein, whose protein sequence is MNIKYITYLLSGLLLFLLFPSCSDNDTTTNYNSSSKDAQIYSFGISAIAPISKDSVKRAQDSIRFIQVNKTRFAIDQVAGVIYNPDSLPFGTVLDTVKVAITFNPSSSPSQVLITTPDSINGYIWNLTDSVSFGKLPVKFTVTSQGGTLKSYNIDIRTHKIDPDTMLWKQMTSYPSTFGESKTILKSSVFYTYGLNGSTPLLYTADKGSVNWAKQTLSGFPAAVKAESIFLRNDVFYALDKTGNSYSSVNGKDWTKLTNGKTVISILGVLPAANRVDDQLLVTYNNGGKYYFGKTKDLVTITEVSTISVSPTDNQVPSNFPLQKAASFTSVSTNKNKRMLILTGGVNTAGAELSYTWLIKDSDDGLEMSPFIKNTLFKGAGLSNFVYGDKLYALSNNKFYISALWGESWIVAPNKQKLDPKISARTGQTAIVDDSNYIWIFGGVSGGKGVSDVWKGRLNSLIP, encoded by the coding sequence ATGAATATAAAGTATATAACTTACCTGTTATCGGGTTTACTTCTTTTTCTCTTATTTCCATCTTGCAGTGATAATGACACTACTACTAACTATAATTCGTCATCAAAGGATGCTCAAATCTATTCGTTTGGAATTAGTGCCATAGCCCCAATAAGCAAAGACTCGGTGAAGAGAGCGCAGGATTCTATTCGATTTATACAGGTAAACAAGACTCGATTTGCCATTGATCAGGTAGCCGGAGTTATTTATAATCCGGATTCTTTGCCTTTTGGCACAGTGTTAGATACGGTTAAAGTGGCAATAACTTTTAATCCAAGTTCATCACCAAGTCAGGTGTTGATCACAACGCCGGATTCTATTAATGGTTATATCTGGAATTTGACGGATTCTGTCAGTTTCGGAAAACTACCTGTAAAGTTCACGGTAACATCACAGGGAGGAACTCTTAAATCTTATAACATTGATATCCGCACTCACAAAATAGATCCCGACACCATGCTCTGGAAGCAAATGACTTCTTATCCAAGCACGTTTGGGGAATCTAAAACGATACTAAAAAGCAGTGTATTTTACACTTATGGTCTCAATGGAAGTACACCTCTTTTATATACAGCCGATAAAGGGTCTGTAAATTGGGCTAAACAAACACTATCAGGTTTTCCTGCTGCGGTAAAAGCAGAGAGTATATTCTTAAGGAATGATGTTTTCTATGCTTTAGATAAAACAGGCAATTCATACTCGTCAGTAAATGGTAAGGATTGGACTAAATTAACGAACGGCAAAACGGTAATCTCTATTTTAGGTGTTCTGCCTGCAGCCAATAGGGTTGATGATCAGTTATTAGTTACATACAATAATGGTGGTAAATACTATTTTGGAAAAACGAAGGACTTAGTTACTATCACAGAGGTTTCAACTATAAGTGTTTCACCTACAGATAACCAGGTTCCCTCAAACTTTCCTTTGCAGAAAGCGGCATCTTTTACAAGCGTAAGCACTAATAAGAATAAAAGAATGCTTATTTTAACCGGTGGAGTCAATACCGCAGGAGCAGAATTGAGCTATACATGGCTTATAAAAGATTCGGATGACGGGTTAGAGATGTCTCCATTTATAAAAAATACACTTTTTAAAGGAGCCGGGCTTTCTAATTTTGTATATGGCGATAAGTTATATGCTTTAAGTAATAATAAATTCTATATCTCAGCTTTATGGGGAGAGTCATGGATAGTAGCTCCCAATAAGCAAAAATTAGACCCTAAGATTTCGGCAAGAACGGGGCAAACAGCAATTGTTGATGACAGTAACTATATCTGGATATTCGGAGGAGTGTCCGGTGGTAAAGGTGTGAGTGATGTATGGAAAGGACGTTTAAACAGCCTTATCCCCTAA
- the ribD gene encoding bifunctional diaminohydroxyphosphoribosylaminopyrimidine deaminase/5-amino-6-(5-phosphoribosylamino)uracil reductase RibD: MLTDEKYMQRCLQLASNGKGHVAPNPMVGAVVVHDGKIIGEGYHRQYGKAHAEVNAINSVSDKNLLKESTIYVSLEPCSHYGKTPPCSQLIIDMQIPRVVIATLDPYHKVSGRGVKMLQEAGIEVVIGVLEKQARFQNKEFFVSQTQNRPYIYLKWAQTSDGFIDKKRKEGEAIEPTPISNNLTKTLVHKLRSEVSAIMIATNTAVNDNPSLTTRLWFGKNPHRIILDRNRRIPENYHLFDNSVNTILFTEKVESKIVNDKTNFIPLKFDEHLIPSVLKELNKRKINSLLVEGGATLLQSFIDLGAWDEAYIEIADRRFVEGTKAPNIRGEVVDDRKIIDSQAIHLVNTQNYKIL, translated from the coding sequence ATGCTAACAGACGAAAAATATATGCAACGTTGCTTGCAGTTGGCTTCCAACGGAAAAGGTCATGTTGCGCCCAATCCTATGGTAGGAGCTGTAGTGGTACACGATGGTAAAATAATAGGAGAGGGCTATCATCGTCAGTATGGGAAAGCTCACGCTGAAGTGAATGCAATAAACAGTGTTTCAGATAAAAATCTGTTGAAAGAATCAACCATTTACGTTTCTTTAGAACCCTGCTCTCATTACGGGAAAACACCTCCCTGCTCGCAATTAATTATTGATATGCAGATTCCCCGGGTTGTGATTGCCACTCTCGATCCCTACCATAAAGTATCGGGACGTGGAGTGAAGATGTTACAGGAAGCCGGGATTGAAGTTGTAATAGGGGTACTGGAAAAGCAAGCAAGGTTTCAAAACAAGGAGTTCTTTGTTTCGCAAACTCAAAACAGACCTTATATATACCTTAAATGGGCACAAACAAGCGATGGTTTTATTGATAAAAAAAGAAAAGAGGGTGAGGCTATAGAACCTACTCCCATTTCTAATAATTTAACGAAGACATTGGTTCATAAATTGAGGTCAGAGGTTTCGGCTATCATGATTGCAACCAATACGGCAGTAAACGATAATCCGTCACTTACTACCCGTTTATGGTTTGGTAAAAATCCCCATCGGATAATTCTCGATAGAAACAGGCGAATCCCTGAGAACTATCACCTTTTTGACAACAGTGTAAACACAATACTGTTTACCGAAAAAGTCGAGAGCAAAATCGTAAACGATAAAACCAATTTTATTCCTCTTAAGTTTGATGAACATTTGATTCCTTCGGTTTTAAAAGAGTTAAATAAAAGAAAGATAAATTCGTTACTTGTTGAGGGTGGAGCAACTCTTTTACAGAGTTTTATTGACCTCGGAGCTTGGGACGAAGCCTATATAGAAATAGCCGACAGACGCTTTGTAGAGGGAACAAAAGCCCCCAACATACGGGGTGAAGTTGTTGATGATCGAAAAATCATTGACTCACAAGCCATACATTTGGTAAACACTCAGAATTATAAAATATTATAA
- the prmC gene encoding peptide chain release factor N(5)-glutamine methyltransferase yields the protein MQDILQNIRKSLSGFYPDNEISGLVRLLIEHVTKSSMPALLSDKNTKITSEEVLKIDKIVERLQRFEPIQYILGETEFYGLRFTVNQDVLIPRPETEELVELILNENKGTQPHILDIGTGSGCIAISLQKHLPKASVKGWDISEKALAVATLNSKSNSVNVSFDQVDILSDYPTDQHFDITVSNPPYVLDSEKTDMHANVLDYEPHTALFVADNDPLLFYNRIADVAIQLLTNGGKLYFEINRAKGQETIKMLEDKNFSEIRLIKDISGNDRMVRAEYHRK from the coding sequence ATGCAAGATATACTCCAAAATATCCGAAAATCATTATCCGGATTTTATCCAGACAATGAAATATCGGGACTTGTTAGATTATTGATCGAACACGTCACTAAATCTTCTATGCCGGCACTTTTATCTGACAAAAATACGAAAATAACGTCAGAAGAGGTTCTAAAAATAGACAAGATTGTAGAACGTCTTCAAAGATTCGAACCTATACAATACATATTAGGAGAAACCGAGTTTTACGGATTGCGATTTACGGTCAATCAAGATGTCCTTATTCCAAGACCCGAAACCGAAGAATTAGTAGAACTCATTTTGAATGAGAATAAGGGAACCCAACCCCACATATTAGACATTGGAACAGGCAGTGGATGCATTGCCATCTCTTTACAAAAACACCTCCCGAAAGCCTCTGTAAAAGGCTGGGATATATCAGAAAAAGCCTTAGCAGTTGCCACACTTAACAGCAAAAGCAATTCTGTGAATGTATCATTTGATCAGGTAGATATACTCTCTGATTATCCGACTGATCAGCATTTCGATATCACTGTTAGTAATCCTCCCTATGTTTTGGATTCCGAAAAAACGGATATGCACGCCAATGTATTGGATTATGAACCTCATACCGCCCTTTTTGTTGCAGATAACGATCCACTTCTATTCTACAATCGAATTGCCGATGTTGCTATTCAATTATTGACAAACGGAGGTAAGTTATATTTTGAGATCAACAGAGCTAAAGGACAGGAAACCATAAAAATGCTCGAAGACAAAAACTTCTCAGAAATCCGATTGATCAAAGATATCTCAGGAAACGACCGCATGGTAAGAGCCGAATACCACCGCAAATGA
- a CDS encoding regulatory protein RecX produces MKYSETQALPKIAAYCSKAERAESDVHKKLLGWELDGESSQRIITRLKKENFLNEERYCRSFIKDKIQFNKWGKVKIVFELKKKRIPESIINSCFEEIESSDFETPLMKILVNKAKSVKASNDYERWTKLVRFGMGRGYSLDQIKKCLSKILDTNGEDYFESFP; encoded by the coding sequence ATGAAATACTCCGAAACCCAAGCTTTGCCGAAGATTGCCGCTTACTGCTCCAAAGCAGAAAGGGCTGAATCTGATGTACACAAGAAACTGCTAGGGTGGGAATTGGATGGAGAAAGCTCTCAACGAATTATCACCCGCCTGAAAAAAGAGAACTTCCTGAATGAAGAACGTTATTGCAGAAGTTTTATAAAGGATAAAATACAATTCAATAAATGGGGAAAAGTAAAGATTGTCTTTGAATTAAAGAAAAAACGCATTCCGGAATCCATAATCAATTCTTGTTTCGAAGAAATAGAGAGTTCCGATTTTGAAACACCCCTAATGAAAATACTGGTAAACAAGGCAAAAAGCGTGAAAGCCTCCAATGATTATGAGAGGTGGACTAAATTAGTCCGCTTTGGAATGGGGAGAGGATATTCACTGGATCAGATAAAGAAATGCCTCTCAAAAATATTGGATACCAATGGCGAAGACTATTTTGAATCATTTCCTTGA
- a CDS encoding OmpH family outer membrane protein, with protein sequence MFKKLFILFLIVAPIGVYAQDKLAYINTQEVFTQMPEIKDVETKLATKQEEIKKNLAAIQAEYDKKMEEFKASTAEPTEAVLTDRQKQVQQIQERYETYLENSDKEFQDLRQQLLAPLQQKMQAAIKSVGDKNGYTYIIEVGAIPYVSTSAVDAGKLVKAELGIK encoded by the coding sequence ATGTTTAAAAAACTATTTATCCTTTTTCTTATTGTTGCTCCGATAGGAGTATACGCACAAGATAAACTAGCCTATATCAACACTCAGGAAGTATTCACTCAAATGCCTGAAATTAAGGATGTAGAAACTAAATTAGCTACAAAGCAAGAAGAAATTAAAAAGAATTTGGCTGCAATACAAGCTGAGTACGACAAAAAAATGGAAGAATTTAAAGCTTCTACAGCTGAGCCAACTGAAGCTGTATTGACAGACCGTCAAAAACAAGTACAACAAATTCAAGAAAGATATGAAACTTATCTTGAAAACAGCGATAAAGAATTCCAAGATTTGCGTCAACAACTATTAGCTCCACTACAACAAAAAATGCAAGCTGCAATTAAATCTGTAGGTGATAAAAATGGTTATACTTATATTATCGAAGTAGGAGCAATTCCTTACGTTTCGACAAGTGCGGTAGATGCAGGTAAATTAGTGAAAGCTGAATTAGGCATCAAATAA
- a CDS encoding DUF6089 family protein produces MTKNKHENSNKIYVLLLIFMGLISSVNISAQEYEYEIGGMTGISTYMGDANKNNPFMSPNFAMGVVLRYNRNFRWAYKANFVVGGVSGDTRKSGNVFPNGQNTSFSRTFYEVGGQIEYNFFHYSDKYQYLGTRRFSPYIFTGLGMTIGSGEETFMGMNLPLGIGLKYKWKDRLNLGFEFSFRKLFGDSFDVTKKTGGLSLDDPYKIESSFFKNKDWYLLTMFSVTWDFGVRSKSCVDSLY; encoded by the coding sequence ATGACAAAAAACAAACATGAAAATAGTAACAAGATATATGTTCTCCTGTTAATTTTCATGGGGTTGATTTCTTCTGTAAATATATCTGCTCAAGAGTATGAGTATGAAATAGGAGGAATGACAGGTATCTCGACCTATATGGGAGATGCTAATAAAAACAACCCGTTTATGAGTCCTAATTTTGCAATGGGGGTAGTATTAAGATATAATCGCAACTTCAGATGGGCTTATAAGGCCAATTTTGTAGTTGGAGGAGTTTCGGGCGATACACGTAAATCGGGAAATGTTTTTCCTAATGGACAAAATACTTCGTTCAGCAGAACGTTTTATGAAGTAGGAGGGCAGATTGAATATAATTTCTTTCATTATAGCGATAAGTATCAGTATCTGGGAACGAGGCGATTTTCACCTTATATCTTTACCGGATTGGGAATGACAATCGGTTCCGGCGAAGAAACATTTATGGGAATGAATTTACCCTTAGGAATCGGACTAAAATATAAATGGAAAGACCGTTTGAATCTGGGTTTTGAGTTTTCGTTCAGAAAGCTTTTTGGAGATTCGTTCGATGTAACCAAGAAAACAGGAGGCTTGTCGTTGGATGATCCTTATAAAATAGAAAGTAGTTTTTTCAAGAATAAAGATTGGTATCTTTTGACTATGTTTTCTGTTACCTGGGATTTTGGAGTACGTAGCAAATCATGTGTAGATAGTCTTTATTGA
- a CDS encoding outer membrane protein assembly factor, producing MLKRGLFALLLSSFIFKIDAQVQATDSVAVKAVNEAIANSTSSVDNGPLPVITYTLTPKKYEIADITVTGVKNSMYEDFVLIGFSGLSVGDKIEIPGTEVTNAVRRFWKQGLFSDIKITATKISGDKIWLNIDLKDRPRISDISYEGVKKGEREDLESKIGMVKGNQITPNMVDRAKSIIKKYFDDKGFNNAVVTVTQNPDLSKENQIILNIAIDKKEKIKVYDISIEGNEEVSDDALEKAMKKTRHKHTMSAKVRNFLRSTNYVPESYELDKENLIAKYNELGYRDARILWDTVYKYNDKKVKIDIKLDEGQQYFIRRINWVGNTEYSTDQLNNVLNMRAGDIYNQKKLSARLTGDEDAVGNYYYYNNGYIFYQADPVEVNIDRDSVDLEIRIVEGPKATIRKVMISGNDRLYEDIVRRELRTKPGALFSRDDLMRSLREISQMGHFDPEKMQPDIQPDPESGTVDIGYPLVSKANDQVEFSAGWGQTGILGRLSLKFTNFSLKNLLNPGSYKGIIPQGEGQTLQLSGQTNGKYYQSYSISFTDPWFGGKRPNFLSVGAYYSIQTGVNSSFFNNSYLNNFYNNQYSSGFQESYLNNSLDPDKSIKTFGVSVGYGKRLNWPDDYFQLEGGLSYQLYSMKNWDYFLVRNGQSHNISASVTLSRNSIDNPIYTRRGTQFSLSVQATPPYSAWNGVDYSNPDLDAGEKYRWVEYHKWKFKSKTFTSLMPSIQKTPVLMTRAEYGLVGYYNKHKKSPFETFYMGGDGMSGASSGYATEIVGLRGYENGSIGYYASAYTRLALELRYPLILEPSSTIYILSFVEAGNAWSDIKDLNPFDLKRSAGFGARIMLPMIGLIGIDWAYGFDKVNGSRQYGGSQFHFIIGQEF from the coding sequence ATGCTCAAAAGAGGTTTATTTGCTTTATTATTATCATCTTTTATATTTAAGATTGACGCACAAGTTCAAGCGACGGATAGTGTGGCGGTGAAAGCGGTGAATGAAGCAATAGCGAATTCAACTAGTTCTGTGGATAATGGTCCACTTCCTGTTATAACCTATACTCTTACTCCTAAAAAGTATGAGATTGCCGATATAACAGTAACGGGCGTGAAAAATTCGATGTACGAAGATTTTGTTCTGATTGGGTTTTCAGGTTTATCCGTAGGAGATAAGATTGAGATACCCGGTACGGAAGTAACAAATGCTGTAAGACGTTTCTGGAAACAGGGACTTTTTTCTGATATAAAAATTACTGCGACTAAGATATCAGGCGATAAAATTTGGCTGAATATCGATTTAAAAGATCGTCCCCGTATTTCCGATATATCCTATGAAGGGGTAAAGAAAGGAGAAAGAGAAGATCTTGAAAGCAAAATCGGTATGGTAAAGGGTAATCAGATTACCCCTAATATGGTTGACAGAGCAAAAAGTATCATAAAAAAATATTTTGATGACAAAGGTTTTAATAATGCTGTAGTTACTGTTACTCAGAATCCCGATTTATCAAAAGAAAATCAGATAATTCTTAATATAGCAATAGACAAGAAAGAAAAGATTAAAGTATATGACATCAGTATCGAAGGTAACGAAGAAGTTTCTGATGATGCTTTAGAGAAAGCAATGAAGAAAACAAGACATAAACATACTATGTCTGCCAAAGTTCGTAACTTCCTTCGTTCTACAAACTATGTTCCCGAAAGCTATGAGCTGGATAAAGAGAATTTAATTGCAAAATATAACGAATTAGGATATCGTGATGCACGAATCTTATGGGATACAGTATATAAATACAATGATAAGAAAGTAAAAATAGATATTAAGTTAGACGAAGGTCAACAATATTTTATACGTCGTATCAACTGGGTGGGTAACACTGAATACTCTACAGATCAATTGAACAATGTGTTGAATATGAGAGCCGGCGATATTTATAACCAGAAGAAACTATCAGCTCGTTTAACAGGAGATGAAGATGCCGTAGGTAATTACTACTATTACAATAATGGTTATATATTTTATCAGGCAGACCCTGTAGAAGTAAATATCGACAGAGACTCGGTTGACTTGGAAATACGTATCGTTGAAGGTCCTAAGGCTACAATTCGAAAAGTAATGATTTCGGGTAATGATCGTCTGTATGAAGATATTGTCAGACGCGAACTTAGAACCAAACCGGGAGCACTATTTAGTCGTGATGACCTGATGCGTTCGTTACGTGAAATCTCTCAAATGGGGCACTTCGATCCGGAGAAAATGCAACCCGATATTCAGCCAGATCCTGAATCAGGAACTGTAGATATAGGATATCCATTGGTGTCTAAAGCAAATGATCAGGTTGAGTTCTCTGCAGGATGGGGACAAACAGGTATATTGGGTCGTTTAAGTTTGAAGTTTACTAACTTCTCATTGAAAAACTTATTAAATCCGGGATCATATAAAGGAATTATACCACAAGGTGAGGGACAAACTTTACAATTGAGTGGACAAACGAATGGTAAATACTACCAATCGTATTCAATATCGTTTACAGATCCTTGGTTTGGAGGAAAACGTCCTAACTTCTTATCTGTAGGAGCATACTATTCTATCCAGACAGGTGTAAACAGTAGCTTCTTTAACAATAGCTATTTGAATAACTTCTATAATAATCAGTATAGTTCGGGTTTTCAAGAATCATATCTGAATAACTCTCTGGATCCTGATAAATCGATCAAAACCTTTGGTGTATCGGTTGGATATGGAAAGCGTTTGAATTGGCCGGATGACTACTTCCAATTAGAAGGAGGTTTATCGTACCAATTATATAGCATGAAAAACTGGGATTATTTCTTGGTTCGTAACGGACAAAGTCATAACATCAGTGCTTCTGTAACCTTGTCTCGTAACTCTATCGATAATCCGATTTATACTCGTAGAGGTACTCAGTTTTCATTGAGCGTACAAGCAACACCTCCTTATTCAGCATGGAATGGAGTTGATTACAGTAACCCCGATTTAGATGCAGGAGAGAAATACAGATGGGTAGAATATCACAAATGGAAATTTAAATCTAAAACATTTACGTCACTGATGCCTTCTATACAGAAGACTCCTGTATTGATGACACGTGCCGAATATGGTTTAGTCGGCTATTATAACAAACACAAGAAATCGCCTTTCGAAACATTCTATATGGGGGGAGACGGTATGTCGGGAGCTTCTTCCGGATATGCAACCGAAATCGTAGGATTACGTGGATATGAAAACGGATCTATCGGATATTATGCAAGTGCATATACTCGTTTAGCTTTGGAGCTTCGTTATCCACTGATACTTGAGCCTTCATCAACAATCTATATATTATCGTTTGTAGAGGCAGGTAATGCTTGGAGCGATATTAAAGATCTTAATCCATTTGACTTAAAACGTTCTGCCGGATTTGGTGCACGTATTATGTTGCCTATGATCGGACTTATTGGTATTGACTGGGCTTATGGATTCGATAAAGTAAACGGTAGCCGCCAATATGGAGGTAGCCAATTCCACTTTATTATCGGTCAAGAGTTTTAA